One Ignavibacterium sp. DNA segment encodes these proteins:
- a CDS encoding amidohydrolase: MKYFITIFIIFSGLSSMLAQNNKTAFINGKVFTVNENQPLAQAVVVQDNKILFVGTNDEAKKFIDKNTNVVDLDGKLMLPGFNDNHVHFLTGGFYLLGIDLRPANSTSEFKQILKDYAAKYPRKWITGGYWDHEKWEVKDLPTKEMIDAVVSNQPVFVERLDGHMGVANSYALKIAGITKDTESPDGGLIVKDPKTGEPTGVLKDNAMEILTKHIPDPTEEENYDALLAALNEAKRLGVTSIQDMSYLDALTVYERAKNEGILTCRIFSRWPIADYKYLVKNNIKAGYGDDLIRMGSLKGFADGSLGSSTAWFFEKYVQDTTTSGLAMDNITDGSMDKWCLDADKNRLQICVHAIGDKANSYMLDLYAKIIQENPKWDRRFRIEHAQHVKFEDIKRFAELGVIASVQPYHCIDDGVWAEKRIGPERLKYSYPFKSFLEAGVKLCFGTDWYVAPLNPLLGIYAAVTRRTLDDKNPDGWIPEQKISVEDAIKCYTLNSAYASFEENIKGSIETGKLADLVVLSDDILTIDPVKIKDVEVTMTVFDGKIIYKK, from the coding sequence ATGAAATACTTCATAACTATTTTTATAATATTTTCAGGATTGTCTTCAATGCTTGCACAAAATAATAAAACAGCTTTCATTAATGGTAAAGTTTTTACAGTAAACGAGAATCAGCCGCTCGCACAGGCAGTAGTAGTACAGGATAATAAAATTCTTTTTGTCGGTACCAATGATGAAGCAAAAAAGTTTATTGATAAAAATACTAATGTAGTTGATTTAGACGGCAAACTGATGCTTCCGGGATTCAATGATAATCACGTTCATTTTTTAACAGGTGGTTTTTATTTACTTGGCATCGATCTTAGACCGGCAAATTCAACTTCAGAGTTCAAACAAATACTTAAAGACTATGCAGCTAAGTATCCCCGTAAATGGATAACCGGTGGATATTGGGATCATGAAAAATGGGAAGTTAAAGATCTTCCGACTAAAGAAATGATTGATGCAGTAGTTTCTAATCAGCCTGTATTTGTTGAAAGACTTGATGGACATATGGGTGTTGCAAATTCTTATGCACTTAAAATTGCAGGAATCACAAAAGATACTGAAAGTCCTGACGGCGGTCTTATTGTTAAAGATCCTAAAACCGGTGAACCAACCGGAGTGCTAAAAGATAATGCAATGGAAATTCTGACTAAACATATTCCTGACCCAACTGAAGAAGAAAATTATGATGCTCTTTTAGCTGCACTTAATGAAGCCAAGCGATTGGGAGTAACAAGTATTCAGGATATGAGTTATCTTGATGCTTTAACAGTTTATGAGCGTGCAAAAAATGAAGGTATATTAACTTGCAGAATTTTTTCACGATGGCCCATTGCTGATTATAAATATCTTGTAAAGAACAATATAAAGGCAGGCTATGGTGATGATTTGATCAGAATGGGTTCATTAAAAGGTTTCGCAGATGGATCATTAGGATCAAGCACTGCATGGTTTTTTGAAAAATATGTTCAGGATACTACTACAAGCGGTTTGGCAATGGATAATATAACCGATGGCAGTATGGATAAATGGTGTCTGGATGCAGATAAAAACAGACTACAAATTTGTGTTCACGCTATCGGAGATAAAGCAAACTCGTATATGCTCGATCTTTACGCTAAGATTATACAAGAAAACCCCAAGTGGGATAGAAGATTCAGAATTGAACATGCACAGCATGTAAAATTTGAAGATATTAAAAGATTTGCTGAGCTTGGTGTTATTGCTTCTGTTCAGCCTTATCATTGTATAGATGACGGCGTTTGGGCTGAGAAAAGAATAGGACCTGAAAGACTTAAATATTCTTACCCTTTTAAATCATTTCTTGAAGCGGGAGTTAAATTATGCTTTGGTACTGATTGGTATGTTGCACCACTAAATCCATTACTTGGGATTTATGCCGCCGTAACAAGAAGAACTCTGGATGATAAAAATCCTGATGGCTGGATACCTGAGCAAAAAATCTCAGTTGAAGATGCAATTAAATGTTATACTTTAAACTCAGCTTATGCATCGTTTGAAGAGAATATTAAAGGCAGCATTGAAACAGGCAAGCTGGCTGATTTAGTTGTACTTAGTGATGATATACTCACAATTGATCCAGTTAAAATTAAAGATGTAGAAGTTACAATGACTGTCTTTGATGGCAAGATCATTTATAAGAAATAA
- the prmA gene encoding 50S ribosomal protein L11 methyltransferase — MTRLFKEFIITAEPFNAEILSSVLWELDIDGINEDVNCLKVFASKEDITVDGIETVLNHLKDNSLLRDFSIQENYVQEKNWNEEWEKSREVVHVTDRIVIKPTFKEYHPKPEEIVLTLDPKMSFGTGDHQTTKICLKFIEKYLKADSKVLDAGSGTAILAIAAAKLKAEKVIAFDIDEWCYENGVENTNLNEVSSQVEIRKCELNEIKENDFDLIIANIQKNILLELSDGFSFRIKANGVLILSGLLEMDREVIVSRYSSLGFQEIDYLKMDEWIGLVFKKIK; from the coding sequence ATGACCAGATTATTTAAAGAATTTATTATTACTGCCGAGCCATTTAATGCAGAGATATTAAGCTCTGTTTTATGGGAACTTGATATTGACGGAATTAACGAAGATGTTAATTGTCTGAAAGTTTTTGCAAGTAAAGAAGATATTACTGTTGACGGGATAGAAACCGTTCTAAATCATTTAAAGGATAATAGTTTACTCAGGGATTTTTCAATTCAGGAAAATTATGTTCAGGAAAAAAACTGGAATGAAGAATGGGAAAAGAGCAGAGAAGTTGTACACGTTACCGATAGAATAGTTATAAAGCCGACATTTAAAGAATATCATCCCAAACCCGAAGAGATTGTATTAACACTTGATCCTAAAATGTCCTTTGGAACCGGAGATCATCAGACAACTAAAATTTGTCTGAAGTTTATTGAAAAATATTTGAAAGCTGATTCAAAGGTGCTGGATGCCGGCTCAGGGACAGCTATATTAGCAATTGCTGCCGCTAAACTTAAAGCAGAAAAAGTTATTGCATTTGATATTGATGAATGGTGTTATGAAAACGGAGTTGAAAATACAAACTTGAATGAAGTTAGTTCGCAAGTTGAAATCAGGAAATGTGAGCTGAATGAAATAAAAGAAAATGATTTTGATTTAATTATTGCAAACATCCAGAAAAATATTCTGCTTGAGTTATCTGATGGATTTAGTTTTAGAATAAAAGCGAATGGGGTTTTAATTTTATCCGGTTTGTTAGAGATGGATAGGGAAGTAATTGTTTCAAGATACTCTTCTTTAGGATTTCAAGAAATTGATTATTTGAAAATGGATGAATGGATTGGGTTGGTGTTTAAGAAGATAAAATAA
- the dacB gene encoding D-alanyl-D-alanine carboxypeptidase/D-alanyl-D-alanine-endopeptidase, protein MIKKIVLAFIIACSVYPQSIKTKLDQLLTDKFFESCVVSIDAEDLTSNTVLFRKNEKYLLRPASNMKIITSAAGLLYLGPDYEFKTDLYYDGTILHDTLYGNIYVLGGCDPDFTTNDLYFFVDAIKSLNISVVTGDIIGDVSFKDSLYWGSGWMWDDDPSSDAPYLSALNINDNCVIVNYYGKADSIEIIPKTNYVSVNRNINTDKLTIDRNWFERENEIIVKGSDNKNDYSVQVNVLKPELYFLKVFSEVLDSNQIKCKGNLRIDTLTNTQIFLTSLKRKYSDVIINLNKESDNLSAEMTLSALAEKFYGKPANAKNGIKVIQQMIEEIGLNPKDYRLVDGSGVSHYNVVSTELLLTLLKYFYTAKPELFSLLYDSFPIGGIDGTLEKRMLNSQLKDNVHAKTGTLTGVSSLSGYLTSKNKHLIAFSIILQNFVGSSSTAKKLEDEICKIIYEYK, encoded by the coding sequence ATGATAAAGAAAATAGTTCTTGCATTTATAATCGCCTGTTCAGTTTATCCACAGTCAATCAAAACAAAACTTGATCAGCTTTTAACTGATAAATTTTTTGAATCCTGTGTCGTATCAATTGACGCTGAAGACCTTACCTCAAATACAGTTCTTTTCAGGAAAAATGAAAAATATTTACTGAGACCAGCTTCTAACATGAAGATTATAACCTCAGCCGCAGGATTACTTTATCTTGGTCCAGATTATGAGTTTAAAACTGATTTGTATTATGACGGAACAATTTTGCACGATACGCTTTATGGAAATATTTATGTGCTTGGCGGATGCGATCCTGATTTTACTACCAATGATCTTTATTTTTTTGTTGATGCAATTAAATCATTGAATATTTCTGTTGTAACAGGTGATATAATCGGTGATGTTTCATTTAAGGATTCACTTTATTGGGGCAGCGGCTGGATGTGGGATGATGATCCTTCAAGCGATGCACCGTATTTAAGTGCTTTGAACATCAATGATAATTGTGTTATAGTAAATTATTATGGTAAAGCTGATTCGATTGAGATTATCCCCAAAACAAATTATGTAAGTGTAAACAGAAATATTAATACTGATAAACTAACCATCGACAGAAACTGGTTTGAAAGAGAAAATGAAATTATTGTTAAAGGTTCTGATAATAAAAATGATTATTCAGTGCAGGTTAATGTTTTAAAACCCGAATTATATTTCTTAAAAGTTTTTTCGGAAGTATTAGACTCAAATCAGATTAAGTGTAAGGGAAACCTGAGAATTGATACCCTTACCAATACTCAGATATTTCTTACTTCGCTTAAAAGAAAATATTCCGATGTTATAATTAATCTGAATAAAGAAAGTGATAATCTTAGTGCTGAAATGACTTTATCAGCATTAGCAGAAAAATTTTATGGCAAACCAGCTAATGCAAAAAACGGAATTAAGGTTATTCAGCAGATGATTGAAGAAATTGGATTAAACCCCAAAGACTACAGATTAGTTGATGGTTCAGGTGTTTCTCATTATAATGTGGTCAGCACTGAATTACTCCTAACGCTTCTAAAATATTTTTATACAGCGAAACCTGAGCTTTTTAGCCTGCTTTATGATTCATTTCCAATTGGCGGGATTGATGGAACACTTGAAAAAAGAATGCTTAACAGTCAGTTAAAAGATAATGTTCATGCTAAAACCGGAACATTAACAGGTGTTAGTTCTCTTTCAGGATATCTCACTTCAAAAAATAAACACCTGATCGCTTTTTCAATTATACTTCAAAACTTTGTCGGCTCATCTTCAACTGCTAAAAAATTAGAAGATGAAATCTGTAAAATTATTTACGAGTATAAATAA
- a CDS encoding YchF/TatD family DNA exonuclease yields MFVDTHAHLFFDNFKDDIDEVINRASQNNVDYIIVPATDIKTAKEAIILSEKYPNIYTAVGIHPHDTKDWNDNLIKEIEELTKHPKVVAIGEIGLDYYYDFSPKEQQIKAFKAQLDLSLKLELPVIIHNRDSDEDMMNIIQDYCGTGLKAQFHCFNASLNDAIEFMKMNHFISFTGNITYKKSNSLREILKSINLNHLLLETDSPFMTPVPFRGKRNEPANLKYIAQQIADIHKITIEETGRITSLNAFRFFGIGSPPETSFTYKIHNSLYVNITNRCNADCTFCRRKEDPYLAGYNLGMKKSEEPPAETYISEIGDPKKYDEIVFCGYGEPTIRWNVVKKISDYVKSNGGKTRLNTNGHGNLINKKDITPEMKGLIDTVSISLNSYDPKQYSELMQVSEDHFVEMKNFAGSAKKYVNKVVLSIVSLDEVEVEKSRKVVEEEIGVEFRIREYF; encoded by the coding sequence ATGTTTGTTGATACTCACGCACATTTATTTTTTGATAATTTCAAAGATGATATTGATGAAGTTATTAATCGTGCCTCGCAAAATAATGTTGATTATATTATAGTACCTGCTACTGATATTAAAACTGCAAAAGAAGCAATTATTCTATCGGAAAAATATCCAAATATATATACAGCTGTAGGGATCCATCCGCACGATACAAAAGATTGGAATGATAATTTAATCAAGGAGATTGAAGAACTAACGAAACACCCAAAGGTAGTTGCAATTGGTGAAATAGGGTTAGATTACTATTATGATTTTTCTCCAAAGGAGCAACAGATAAAAGCCTTTAAAGCGCAGCTTGACTTATCATTAAAACTTGAACTGCCTGTAATAATACATAACCGTGACTCCGATGAAGATATGATGAATATTATTCAAGATTATTGCGGCACCGGTCTGAAAGCTCAGTTTCATTGTTTCAACGCTTCATTAAATGATGCAATTGAATTTATGAAGATGAATCATTTTATCTCTTTTACTGGAAACATAACTTATAAAAAGAGTAATTCATTAAGGGAGATATTAAAATCAATAAATCTAAATCATTTACTGCTCGAAACTGATTCACCATTTATGACACCTGTTCCTTTTCGTGGTAAAAGAAATGAACCCGCTAACCTGAAATATATTGCGCAGCAAATTGCCGATATCCATAAAATAACAATTGAAGAAACAGGCAGAATAACTTCACTTAATGCCTTCAGGTTTTTCGGGATTGGAAGTCCGCCGGAAACAAGTTTTACTTATAAGATTCATAATTCATTATACGTTAATATTACAAATCGCTGTAATGCTGATTGTACTTTCTGCAGAAGAAAAGAAGATCCTTATTTAGCTGGATATAATCTTGGGATGAAAAAATCTGAAGAACCACCTGCGGAAACTTACATTAGTGAAATTGGTGATCCTAAAAAGTATGATGAAATAGTATTTTGCGGATATGGAGAACCGACAATCCGCTGGAATGTTGTAAAAAAAATATCTGATTATGTCAAATCAAACGGCGGCAAAACAAGACTTAATACTAACGGGCATGGAAATCTGATAAACAAAAAAGATATAACTCCTGAAATGAAAGGCTTGATTGATACAGTTTCCATTAGCTTAAACTCGTACGATCCGAAACAGTACTCAGAACTGATGCAGGTTAGTGAAGATCATTTTGTCGAAATGAAAAACTTTGCCGGCTCTGCTAAGAAATATGTTAATAAAGTTGTATTGAGTATCGTTTCGTTAGATGAAGTTGAAGTTGAAAAATCACGTAAAGTTGTTGAAGAAGAAATCGGTGTGGAGTTTAGAATCAGAGAATATTTCTAA
- the purM gene encoding phosphoribosylformylglycinamidine cyclo-ligase: MEENYKSAGVDIEAGEKTVDKIKTYARSTFNKSVLTDIGMFGAFYEPDFSGLANPVLVSSVDGVGTKLKIAVEMKKYDTIGQDLVNHCVNDIAVCGAKPLFFLDYYAAGKLNPDNAAEVIKGFAIACKENDCALVGGETAEMPGLYNDDDFDISGTIVGVVDKSKIIDGKQIQKGDYLIGYPSNGLHTNGYSLARKILLEKYSVNDFITELNNTLGNELLKVHKSYFGLISNLKKTINVKGLSHITGGGIIGNTLRIIPKDLNINIFWGNWEMPAIFKLIQKTGNISNDEMRKVFNCGIGLIAVISKEDKIVAFQAAHDAQEHPLLIGEVV; this comes from the coding sequence TTGGAAGAGAATTATAAATCCGCCGGTGTTGATATCGAAGCAGGCGAAAAAACTGTTGATAAAATCAAAACCTATGCAAGATCAACTTTTAACAAAAGTGTTCTAACAGATATAGGAATGTTTGGTGCTTTTTATGAACCTGATTTTTCAGGATTAGCTAACCCCGTTTTGGTATCGAGTGTTGATGGAGTCGGAACCAAACTTAAAATTGCTGTCGAAATGAAAAAGTATGATACTATTGGTCAGGACCTTGTAAATCATTGTGTTAATGATATTGCTGTATGCGGTGCAAAACCATTATTCTTTTTAGATTATTATGCTGCTGGTAAATTAAATCCTGATAATGCCGCAGAAGTAATAAAAGGATTTGCAATTGCCTGTAAAGAAAATGATTGTGCATTAGTCGGTGGCGAAACTGCTGAGATGCCGGGACTTTATAATGATGATGATTTTGATATTTCAGGAACTATTGTCGGTGTTGTTGATAAATCTAAAATTATTGACGGTAAACAAATTCAAAAAGGTGATTATCTAATCGGCTATCCCTCTAACGGATTGCATACTAATGGATATTCACTTGCCAGAAAAATTCTTCTCGAAAAGTATTCTGTTAATGATTTCATTACTGAATTAAACAATACTCTTGGCAATGAGCTTTTAAAAGTTCATAAATCATATTTCGGATTAATTTCAAATCTAAAGAAAACAATAAATGTAAAAGGTTTATCTCATATTACGGGCGGCGGAATTATCGGAAACACTTTAAGAATAATTCCAAAAGATTTGAACATAAATATTTTCTGGGGTAATTGGGAAATGCCTGCAATATTTAAATTGATTCAGAAGACCGGAAATATTTCTAATGATGAGATGAGAAAGGTTTTTAATTGCGGCATTGGTCTAATTGCTGTTATCTCGAAGGAAGATAAAATTGTTGCTTTTCAGGCTGCACACGATGCACAGGAACATCCGTTATTAATAGGTGAAGTTGTCTGA